ATCTGCTTTCCAATGCGTTCAAATACACGCCCAAAGGCGGTTTTATTCACGTCATATTGCAGGAAACGGCAGAAAACGTGCAGATCATTATCAAAGACAACGGCGAGGGAATGTCAGACACCGAAAAGGAACGCGCTTTTGATCTGTATTTCAGCGGACAAAAAAAGTACAGTCTCGGCACCGGGCTGGGCTTGGCTTTATCGAGGGAGTTTGTGCATTTACACCACGGTGAAATTGAGGTCACTTCCACTAAAAATGAAGGAACAACGTTCGACATTTCGTTACCCAAAGGAGACGCTCATTTGATGCCTGATGAAAAGGCGCTTTTGGACAAAACGGAACGCCCGACTCCTACCTTTTGGGAAGAGACCGAGGTAGTGCTTCCTACGCCTGCAGCAGAAATTGCCGACGCAGCCACCTCCGTTGTATTGATTGAAGACAACACCGATTTGAGTCATTATATTTTGGATAAGCTGGCAAAGATTGTTTCAATACAATCATTCACCACCGCTGAGCGCGGATGGGAAGGGATTCTATCCATGATTCCGGACCTGATCATTTGTGATGTAATGCTCCCGGGCATGGATGGCTTTGAACTGACCCAACGTGTCAAAGAAGATTTCCGAACGTCGCATATTCCCGTGTTGCTGCTTACCGCCAAGAGCCAAATTGACGCAAAGATCGAGGGCTCAAGAGCGGGAGCCGACGTGTATTTGACCAAGCCCTTCAACACTACGCACCTGACCGAAACCATCAAAACAATGTTGAATAACCGCGCCAAAATTCAGCGGCGATTTAGCTCGGAATACGTATTTACCAACGAAAACAAAATCGAAAAACGCTTTCTCAACGAACTGACAGCGCGCATTGAAACGCATATTGCCGATTCGGAATTCAGTGTAGAAAAATTAAGTACCGACATGGGCATGTCGCGGGTGCAATTGTACCGCAAGGTACACGCACTACTGCAAATGAACGTCAACGATTACATTACTGAAATCAGAATCAACAAAGCCAAAGCCCTCCTGCGCGATACCAACAAAAGCATTGCCGACGTAGCTTACGAAACAGGCTTCAACTCCGCTGCTTATTTCACCACGCTCTTCCGCCAAAAACAACAGCAAACGCCTTCTGAATTTAGAAAGAGCGTTGGGGTTTGAGAACCCCGAGCGTCGGTTATGAGTAACCGACGCCATGGTCGTGACAATCTCCTCTTACCAAGTCCTTTCAGGCCGATGCCGGTATTTTTTCACCAACAACCTCCCTTTACCACGTCCTTTAGGGCGTGGAGGCAACAAATACGGCTCCACTTAAGGGCTTCAGCCCTGATATTTTCCTTCGAAGTCATGTACGATTTTTGAAAGCAGGCGTAACATTTTTGAAAGAAATTTACCATTCAATATTTATAATACACTGAAAAACAGCATTTTAACTATTGTACGAAATTTATAAGTATTTGAAAGAATACCGCTATTCCATGCGCTGAGCAGCGACTACTTTTGACTCATTCTTTTAAATCTCTCACACGAATGAGCCGTCAGCACAGCATCTTCTTTTGGTCCATCACTGCCGCTTTGGGTGGCTTTCTTTTCGGGTTTGATACGGCCGTCATTTCGGGCGTGGAGCAAACCCTCCAACAGCTTTGGTCGCTTACGCCTTTTCAACACGGCCTGACCGTTTCCATCGCTTTGATTGGAACCGTTGTTGGGTCATTTTTTGGCGGCATCCCCGCCGACCGCCTTGGTCGCAAAAAGACGTTGTTCTGGATTGCGGTATCTTATCTGCTTTCGGCCTTGGGCACGGCCTTAGCCCACGATTGGACTTTGTTTTTGGTGTTCCGTTTCTTGGGCGGTTTGGGCGTGGGGGCTTCGTCGGTGGCGGCCCCAATGTACATCACCGAAATCTCACCGGCCCGTTCACGCGGTAAGATGGTGGCACTGTTTCAATTCAATGTCGTATTCGGAATTCTGACCGCCTACATTTCCAATTATTTTCTGCAAGACATTCCACAGGAAGCATGGCGCTGGATGTTGGGCGTGCAGGCCTTTCCGGCGCTGTTGTTTATCATCACGGTGCTCAACATTCCCGAAAGTCCGCGTTGGCTCGTGTTGAAAAAAGGCCGAACTGCCGAGGCTTTGTCTATTCTCCAGATCATTGACCCCGAAACCGCCCAACAAACGCTTGAGCGCATTTCCGACAGCCAAGCAGATACCGCCCAACGCAAACCGCAGCTCTTTTCGGACCAATACAAAACACCCGTCATGCTGGCGGTGCTGTTTGCTCTTTTCAACCAACTTTCGGGCATCAATGCCATCATCTATTATGCACCGCGCATTTTTGAAATGACCGGTTTGGGCAAAGATTCAGCCTTACTTTCTTCGGCCGGTATTGGGTTGACCAACCTTATTTTTACGTTGTTGGCCCTGAATGTCATTGATCGTTTCGGTCGCCGCAAGCTAATGTTGATTGGCTCCGTAGGATTGATTGTGACGCTGGGCTTGGTAGCTCGCGCCTTTTATCTGGAAAATTTCGGCATGACCGTTCCCGTGTTGCTGTTTGTCTATATCGCCTTCTTTGCTTTTTCTCAGGGAGCGGTGATCTGGGTATTTATTTCGGAAATTTTTCCCAACGAAGTACGCGCCAACGGCCAGGCACTGGGAAGTTTTACGCACTGGATCATGGCCGCCATTGTGGCTTTCAGCTTCCCCTCCATTGCCGCCTATTTAGGTGGCGGCAATACGTTCCTGTTCTTTTCAGGAATGATGCTTCTCCAACTGCTTTTCGTCTGGAAAATCATGCCCGAAACCAAAGGCTCTTCCCTCGAAAAGATCGAGCCTACCGTTTTTGCTCACTAAGACTTTAACCTCTCCACCGATATGAAAACCAATATCATTTGTTTTGGTGAAATGCTGTGGGACGTACTGCCAACGGGCAAACAGCCGGGCGGTGCCCCGATGAACGTAGCCGTTCACCTCAAAAATTTAGGCCACAACCCGCAGATGATCAGCCGCATCGGGCACGATGAATTAGGAAAGGAACTCCTGGACTTCATCAAAGAAAAAGGGCTGAGCACCGACTTGATTCAACAGGGTGAAACCCACCTGACGGGCGTTGTCAAAGCCAACGTCAGCGACAGAAACGAGGTCACTTATAAAATCGTACAGCCCGTAGCCTGGGATTACATTCAATGTAATGAAGCGCTTGAAACGGCCGTTGCCAACGCCGATGTGTTTGTGTACGGCAGCTTGGCAGCCCGCAGTACCGCTTCGGCCGACACCCTTTTTCGATTGCTCAACAAAGCACGTTTCAAGGTTTTTGACGTCAATCTGCGCGCTCCGCATTATGAACGGTCTTTAATCGAGCATCTTCTTCATGAAGCAGATATGGTCAAGATGAACGCGCAGGAGTTAGCGTTGCTTGCGGGTTGGTTTTGCCCGAACATCGACGAAGAAACCGCCATCATCGCTTTAGCTGAAACCTTTGATATTCAAACCATTTGCGTTACCAAAGGCGAATACGGAGCCGTATTGTGGACCCAAGATCAATTTTACCGAAGCGCCGGATTTCAGGTGGATATCAAGGATACCATCGGCAGCGGAGATTCATTTTTAGCCGCGTTGCTTACGTCCCTGTTGGAAGGTCGCCCGCCCGCCGACAGCCTGCGGTTTGCCTGTGCCATGGGCTCGCTGGTTGCTACCTATCGCGGTGCCACTCCCTTTGTTGCTGCCTCCGAAATTCATTCTTTTCTCACCCTCCAAATACAACAATAATCTCTATGAACACTAAAATTTTCTACTTAATGAAGATGAAGCATTATCTTCCGGTCATCGCAGCATGGCTCCTTTCGCTGCAAATGGTCTTGGCGCAACGTATCGTAACGGGTACAGTTACGGGAGACGACAACAACGAGCCGCTCGTGGGTGCCAGCATCGTGGTGGGCGGTACTGCCATCGGCACTACCGCTAACGGCGAAGGCAAATTCTCCCTTTCGGTACCCGATAATGCTACTGCGTTGAAAATTTCCTTTATCGGTTACACCACTAAAGAGGTATCCATCATCGGCATCAGCACGGTAAAAGTCAGCCTCACCCCCGGCGGTTCCCTGGGAGAAGTTGTAGTGGTAGGCTACACTACGCAGCGCAAAGAAGACTTGACCGGCTCGGTAGCAGTGGTTGAATTGGCCCCCATCAAAAACAACAGCTCTGGCAATCCCATGCAGGCCCTGCAAGGACGGGTGCCGGGTTTGTATATTGAAAAAGACGGCTCACCCAACGGCTCCAACAGCCGAATTTTGATTCGCGGTGCCAATACGTTGGGAAACAATGACCCGCTTTACGTCATCGACGGAATTCCGACTACGCGTCCGGAAGTGTTTCAAAACATGAACCCGGCCAACATCGAATCCATTCAGGTGTTGAAAGATGCCTCGGCAGAATCCATTTACGGGGCGCGAGCTTCCAACGGCGTAATTATCGTGACCACCAAAAACGGCGGTAATACCAACGGTAAAATCGAATTTCAGTTCAACAGCAGTGTATCAGCACAATCGGAAAAATCAATGCGCTTCAAAATGCTCAACGCCGCCGACCGCGGACGGGCTTTGTGGCAGGCATCGGTCAACGACGGTCAGGACCCTGCGGCCGGCTATGGAGATATCTATACGTTTGATTGGAATAAAAACTTCTCCAATCCGGTATTGAACAACGTCGCTGTGAAACCCTTCGTGGGCGGTGACACCAATACCCCCGCCGGTGACACCGATTGGCAGAATGTGATGTACAAAACGGGCATCGTGACCAGAAATGACTTTACGGCTTCATATGGCACCAAGACTTCCTCACTCGAAGTAAACCTGGGCCACCTCAAGAATACAGGGATGCTGCGGTTTACCAACTACGACCGCTTGAGCGGCAGCATCAATGCCCTCACCCGCGCCTTTGACGACAAAGTTCGGTTTGGCATCAACTTACGCGTGGCCAATTCCAACGAAACCCTCACGGCCAACGACTTAGGAGGTGCCAGTACTACTTCTTTGGCCGTTACGTTGGTTCCCACCATTCCTGTTTTCCAAAAAGACGGTGTTACGTATGCCGGGGCATCAGGAGCGGGTTACTCAGACCGAAACAACCCCCTGCACATGCAGGACATTGCCAAGTGGAACAACGCCAATCGTTTGAGCACTTTCGGGAATATTTTTGTGGAGATCCAACCCATCAAAAACCTGTTTTTCAAATCTAATTTGGGAGCAGACGATGCCCGTTTTCTGAATAAAGTAATCACGCCAACCTTTTCGGAAGGAGCTTTCAACCGAACCACCAACAGCTTATTCTTCGACCAAAATCATTTTTTGAGC
Above is a window of Runella slithyformis DSM 19594 DNA encoding:
- a CDS encoding carbohydrate kinase family protein, with protein sequence MKTNIICFGEMLWDVLPTGKQPGGAPMNVAVHLKNLGHNPQMISRIGHDELGKELLDFIKEKGLSTDLIQQGETHLTGVVKANVSDRNEVTYKIVQPVAWDYIQCNEALETAVANADVFVYGSLAARSTASADTLFRLLNKARFKVFDVNLRAPHYERSLIEHLLHEADMVKMNAQELALLAGWFCPNIDEETAIIALAETFDIQTICVTKGEYGAVLWTQDQFYRSAGFQVDIKDTIGSGDSFLAALLTSLLEGRPPADSLRFACAMGSLVATYRGATPFVAASEIHSFLTLQIQQ
- a CDS encoding sugar porter family MFS transporter; the protein is MSRQHSIFFWSITAALGGFLFGFDTAVISGVEQTLQQLWSLTPFQHGLTVSIALIGTVVGSFFGGIPADRLGRKKTLFWIAVSYLLSALGTALAHDWTLFLVFRFLGGLGVGASSVAAPMYITEISPARSRGKMVALFQFNVVFGILTAYISNYFLQDIPQEAWRWMLGVQAFPALLFIITVLNIPESPRWLVLKKGRTAEALSILQIIDPETAQQTLERISDSQADTAQRKPQLFSDQYKTPVMLAVLFALFNQLSGINAIIYYAPRIFEMTGLGKDSALLSSAGIGLTNLIFTLLALNVIDRFGRRKLMLIGSVGLIVTLGLVARAFYLENFGMTVPVLLFVYIAFFAFSQGAVIWVFISEIFPNEVRANGQALGSFTHWIMAAIVAFSFPSIAAYLGGGNTFLFFSGMMLLQLLFVWKIMPETKGSSLEKIEPTVFAH